In Nocardia asteroides, a single genomic region encodes these proteins:
- a CDS encoding serine/threonine-protein kinase — protein MPEQPDADRPLPHPWSSRRIRGTELPRRARHPWATRRAPNAGARPGGTAVADRTAERGTEPDPGTGAEPGTEPDSGAEQMDTAAALFAALGAGTQPGSGGSARSRPGTRRLGAGLVSMPQVSPLDPRGAVLPNPEVAEHKRHCWKCQHPVGRGTGGEPGPVAGECARCRSPFNFRPALAAGEMVAGQYEVQGCLAHGGLGWIYLAIDRNVSDRWVVLKGLQNPLDFEAHVVALAERQFLSEVAYPSIVKIYNFVKHRSVRETPDGYIVMEYVGGRSLKTLLDLAAPERLPVADAIAYLMEILPALDYLHSSGLAYNDLKPDNIMVSADEVKLIDLGAVAAVESYGSIYGTPGYQAPEVTETGPTVASDIHTVGRTLAALVLELPKDEHGHYRTGIPDAAEVPLLGRYPALRRLLVRATDPDPARRFPSAYALHCQLAGVLRMVLATDTELEHPQSSAEFGSMRGAFGIETLIGQTDGMADGRHRLPTLDAPSVVAALPVPLVDSEDPSAELLSTLPHADPIHALDSLRRAADRIVAGTIPEPATFELEGTLTVVRAHLDLGDVGQARARLAELRPRYGGDWRIEWYSAIAALLDGEHRTAYEHFDRVHTMVPGELAPQLALAATAELALGEPEAGERWSAAAIEYYRTVWRTDRGAVSAAFGLARLLGAEQRVPEAVEILDQVPDASRYHGIARLTGCLLLVSRPAAEITEADLAEAAARLEAAPDEPRALQLRIVVLGAALQSLDAQPRAVRADSTILGTPFTRPGLRAGLETALRALARGAPQRLHRYRLVDLANYVRPRTRF, from the coding sequence ATGCCGGAGCAGCCCGACGCCGACCGCCCCCTGCCGCACCCGTGGTCGAGCAGGCGGATCAGGGGCACCGAGCTGCCCCGGCGCGCCAGGCACCCGTGGGCGACCAGGCGCGCCCCGAACGCGGGGGCGCGGCCGGGCGGTACCGCCGTCGCCGACCGCACGGCCGAGCGCGGCACCGAGCCGGACCCGGGAACCGGAGCGGAGCCCGGCACCGAGCCGGACTCCGGTGCCGAACAGATGGACACCGCCGCAGCCCTTTTCGCGGCGCTCGGCGCCGGCACCCAGCCCGGCTCCGGCGGCAGCGCGCGATCGCGTCCCGGCACCCGCAGGCTCGGCGCCGGCCTGGTCTCCATGCCCCAGGTGAGCCCGCTCGACCCGCGCGGCGCGGTGCTGCCGAACCCGGAGGTGGCCGAGCACAAGCGGCACTGCTGGAAGTGCCAGCATCCGGTGGGCCGCGGCACCGGCGGCGAGCCGGGTCCGGTGGCGGGGGAGTGCGCCCGCTGCCGCTCGCCGTTCAACTTCCGCCCCGCGCTGGCCGCGGGGGAGATGGTGGCCGGGCAGTACGAGGTGCAGGGCTGCCTCGCGCACGGCGGCCTCGGCTGGATCTACCTCGCCATCGACCGGAACGTGAGCGACCGCTGGGTGGTGCTCAAGGGGCTGCAGAACCCGCTCGACTTCGAGGCGCACGTGGTCGCGCTCGCCGAGCGGCAGTTCCTCTCCGAGGTGGCGTACCCGAGCATCGTCAAGATCTACAACTTCGTGAAGCACCGCTCGGTCCGGGAGACCCCGGACGGCTACATCGTCATGGAGTACGTCGGCGGCCGCTCCCTGAAGACGCTGCTCGACCTGGCCGCGCCGGAGCGGCTCCCGGTCGCCGACGCGATCGCCTACCTGATGGAGATCCTGCCCGCGCTCGACTACCTGCACTCCTCCGGGCTCGCCTACAACGACCTGAAGCCGGACAACATCATGGTCAGCGCGGACGAGGTCAAGCTGATCGACCTGGGCGCGGTGGCCGCCGTCGAGTCCTACGGCAGCATCTACGGCACCCCCGGCTACCAGGCCCCCGAGGTCACCGAGACCGGCCCGACCGTCGCCTCCGACATCCACACCGTCGGCCGCACGCTGGCCGCGCTGGTGCTGGAGCTGCCCAAGGACGAGCACGGCCACTACCGCACCGGCATCCCGGACGCCGCCGAGGTGCCGCTGCTCGGCCGCTACCCGGCGCTGCGCAGGCTCCTCGTCCGCGCCACCGACCCGGACCCGGCGCGCCGCTTCCCCTCGGCCTACGCGCTGCACTGCCAGCTCGCCGGGGTGCTCCGGATGGTGCTCGCCACCGACACCGAGCTGGAGCACCCGCAGTCGTCGGCCGAGTTCGGCTCGATGCGCGGCGCCTTCGGCATCGAGACCCTGATCGGCCAGACCGACGGCATGGCCGACGGCAGGCACCGGCTGCCGACCCTGGACGCCCCGAGCGTGGTCGCCGCGCTGCCGGTGCCGCTGGTCGACAGCGAGGACCCGAGCGCCGAGCTGCTCTCCACGCTGCCGCACGCCGACCCGATCCACGCGCTGGACTCGCTGCGCCGCGCCGCCGACCGGATCGTCGCCGGCACCATCCCGGAGCCGGCGACCTTCGAGCTGGAGGGCACGCTCACCGTCGTCCGCGCGCACCTCGACCTCGGCGACGTCGGGCAGGCCCGCGCGCGCCTCGCCGAGCTGCGGCCGCGGTACGGCGGCGACTGGCGGATCGAGTGGTACAGCGCGATCGCCGCGCTGCTCGACGGCGAGCACCGCACCGCGTACGAGCACTTCGACCGGGTGCACACCATGGTCCCCGGGGAGCTGGCGCCGCAGCTCGCGCTGGCCGCCACCGCCGAGCTGGCACTGGGCGAGCCCGAGGCGGGGGAGCGCTGGAGCGCGGCGGCGATCGAGTACTACCGCACCGTGTGGCGCACCGACCGCGGCGCGGTGAGCGCGGCCTTCGGGCTGGCCAGGCTGCTCGGCGCCGAGCAGCGGGTGCCGGAGGCCGTCGAGATCCTGGACCAGGTGCCCGATGCCTCGCGCTACCACGGCATCGCCCGGCTCACCGGGTGCCTGCTGCTGGTCTCGCGCCCGGCCGCCGAGATCACCGAGGCCGATCTGGCCGAGGCGGCGGCCAGGCTGGAGGCCGCGCCGGACGAGCCGCGCGCGCTGCAGCTGCGGATCGTCGTGCTCGGCGCCGCGCTGCAGTCGCTGGACGCCCAGCCGCGCGCGGTGCGGGCGGACAGCACCATCCTCGGTACCCCGTTCACCCGCCCCGGGCTGCGCGCGGGGCTGGAGACGGCGCTGCGCGCGCTCGCCCGCGGCGCCCCGCAGCGGCTGCACCGGTACCGCCTCGTCGACCTGGCGAACTACGTCCGGCCCCGGACCCGGTTCTAG